The following proteins are co-located in the Diorhabda carinulata isolate Delta chromosome 4, icDioCari1.1, whole genome shotgun sequence genome:
- the LOC130892719 gene encoding DNA replication licensing factor Mcm7 — protein sequence MDRRDYDADKEQLKIFLLEYCVQDNSGNKYFKYSNQLTKLAHREQVGMWIELDDISEFNDDLAKAIQENTRRYNVMMSDIVFELLPTFVQKDVVAKDALDVYIEHRLMMENRLQQPNEHREARNKFPPELMRRYEIYFQNLSTSKTVPIREIKAEHVGHLVTVRGIVTRCTEVKPMMCVATYTCDKCGAETYQPINALSFMPADMCQSADCKTNRSGGRLYLQTRGSKFIKFQEVKIQEHSDQVPVGHIPRTLTIFCRGEVTRQALPGDHVAVTGIFLPLIKQGFRQIMGGLLSETYLEAHKITTVNKMDLENADNPLTPEELATLTGEDFYTKLALSLAPEIYGHIDVKKALLLLLVGGVDKRPDGMKIRGNINICLMGDPGVAKSQLLGYINRLATRSQYTTGRGSSGVGLTASVMKDPMTGEMMLEGGALVLADQGVCCIDEFDKMADEDRTAIHEVMEQQTISIAKAGIMTTLNARVSILAAANPAYGRYNPKRTIEQNIQLPAALLSRFDLLWLIQDKANRDNDLKLAQHITYVHQHSKQPPTEVEALDMKVMRKYIAMCKLKDPVIPEELTDFIVNAYVELRKEARNNADMTFTSARNLLGILRLSTALARLRLSNVVEKDDVNEAIRLLEMSKDSLKHTLENRGQRPPNVNDKIFAVISELAGENKTVMVNAAIEKCASKGYNPDQVNTCIGEYEELNVWQVNQTGTKLTFI from the exons ATGGATAGAAGAGACTACGATGCAGATAAGG AGCAGctcaaaattttcttgttaGAATATTGCGTACAAGATAACTCtggtaacaaatattttaaatattccaatCAACTAACTAAGTTAGCACATCGAGAACAAGTCGGTATGTGGATAGAACTTGATGATATAAGTGAGTTTAATGATGATTTGGCCAAAGCTATTCAAGAAAATACCAGAAGGTACAATGTTATGATGAGTGACATTGTGTTTGAACTTTTACCTACATTTGTACAGAAAGATGTAGTTGCCAAAGATGCTTTAGATGTTTACATTGAACATCGTTTAATGATGGAAAATAGATTACAACAACCCAATGAACATCGAGAGGCAAGAAATAAGTTCCCGCCCGAATTAATGCGTCGTTA tgaaatttattttcaaaatcttagTACAAGTAAGACAGTGCCTATAAGAGAAATCAAAGCTGAACATGTGGGTCATTTAGTTACTGTTCGAGGTATTGTAACCAGGTGTACGGAAGTAAAACCTATGATGTGTGTGGCCACATATACGTGTGATAAATGTGGAGCCGAAACTTATCAACCTATAAATGCTTTAAGTTTTATGCCTGCAGATATGTGTCAAAGTGCAGATTGTAAAACCAATAGATCCGGTGGTCGATTATACCTACAAACAAGGGGATCAAAGTTTATTAAGTTTCAAGAAGTAAAAATCCAAGAACAC AGTGATCAAGTACCAGTGGGCCACATTCCACGTACCTTAACAATCTTTTGTAGGGGCGAAGTAACAAGGCAAGCTTTACCTGGTGATCATGTTGCAGTTACCGGTATATTTTTACCACTTATAAAACAAGGATTCAGACAAATAATGGGCGGACTTTTATCAGAAACGTATCTCGAAGCCCAT aaaattacaACAGTGAATAAGATGGATCTGGAAAACGCTGATAATCCTCTTACCCCCGAGGAGCTAGCAACACTAACAGGAGAAGACTTTTATACTAAATTAGCCCTATCATTAGCTCCTGAGATATATGGTCATATTGATGTTAAAAAAGCTTTATTGCTTTTGCTTGTTGGCGGAGTCGATAAGCGACCAGATGGTATGAAAATTCGtggaaatatcaatatttgtttgatGGGTGATCCGGGAGTTGCTAAATCACAGTTATTGGGGTATATTAACAGATTAGCAACAAGAA GTCAGTATACTACAGGCCGAGGTTCCTCCGGTGTAGGTTTAACAGCTTCAGTTATGAAAGATCCGATGACGGGAGAAATGATGTTAGAAGGTGGAGCACTAGTACTTGCGGACCAGGGAGTATGTTGTATAGATGAGTTTGATAAAATGGCTGACGAAGATAGAACTGCTATTCACGAAGTTATGGAACAACAAACCATTAGTATTGCTAAG gCTGGTATTATGACAACTTTAAACGCAAGGGTTTCAATCTTAGCTGCCGCAAATCCAGCTTATGGTCGTTACAATCCCAAAAGGACAATAgaacaaaatatacaattaccaGCTGCTCTCTTATCGCGATTTGACTTACTATGGCTCATTCAAGATAAAGCTAACCGTGATAATGACTTAAAACTTGCTCAACACATTACTTACGTTCATCAACATAGCAAACAACCCCCAACGGAGGTCGAAGCTTTAGATATGAAAGTTATGAGAAAATATATAGCTATGTGTAAATTGAAAGATCCAGTGATCCCTGAAGAATTAACTGATTTTATAGTCA ATGCTTACGTGGAACTGAGAAAAGAGGCTCGCAATAATGCTGATATGACATTTACTTCAGCGAGAAACCTTTTGGGTATTTTGCGTCTGTCAACAGCGCTGGCACGTCTGCGATTATCTAAtgttgtcgaaaaagatgatgtTAATGAAGCAATTAGGCTTTTAGAAATGAGCAAAGATTCTTTGAAACATACTCTTGAAAATAGAGGGCAGAg